One Pyrococcus furiosus DSM 3638 genomic region harbors:
- a CDS encoding DUF4040 domain-containing protein produces the protein MNCIVCIEYIIVALMIISAILAVEWRDLLASTVGMAAVSLFASILFFFLQAPDVAMTEAAIGAALSAAVFIFAIKRTYRYETEEEEKLGWWVRW, from the coding sequence ATGAACTGTATAGTTTGTATTGAATATATAATTGTCGCCCTCATGATAATTTCAGCAATTTTAGCAGTCGAGTGGAGAGACCTTTTAGCCTCAACGGTTGGCATGGCTGCAGTGAGCCTTTTCGCATCAATTTTGTTCTTCTTCCTTCAAGCTCCAGACGTTGCAATGACTGAAGCAGCTATAGGTGCTGCTTTGAGCGCTGCGGTCTTCATATTTGCGATTAAAAGAACCTACAGATACGAGACCGAGGAAGAGGAGAAACTTGGTTGGTGGGTGAGGTGGTAG
- the mnhG gene encoding monovalent cation/H(+) antiporter subunit G: protein MSVLSLIGELLVLFGTVFYLLSTLGLIRMPDVYNRMQTATKSATLGSLGVIIGTGIWALGEGFSVAWLTKAIVIAAFLLLTNPISAHALIRAAYKSGIPLWEGSVVDKYKEHLERKKKEEGEQE, encoded by the coding sequence ATGAGTGTTCTCTCATTAATAGGAGAACTCCTAGTACTTTTTGGGACGGTATTTTACCTTCTCTCAACGCTTGGTCTAATTAGAATGCCAGATGTTTACAATAGAATGCAGACTGCAACTAAGAGCGCAACCTTAGGTTCTCTTGGCGTAATAATTGGGACTGGAATTTGGGCCCTGGGAGAAGGGTTCAGCGTTGCATGGCTGACTAAGGCTATCGTGATTGCAGCATTTTTACTCTTAACAAACCCAATTAGCGCTCATGCATTGATTAGGGCAGCTTACAAGTCAGGAATTCCCCTCTGGGAAGGAAGTGTCGTGGATAAGTACAAGGAGCATCTTGAAAGAAAGAAAAAGGAGGAGGGTGAGCAAGAATGA
- a CDS encoding monovalent cation/H+ antiporter complex subunit F → MIGVNIYLLLIGVATLLSMYRVFRGPTTVDRLVAVDIMTTITVGLMVLFALYYRRIIFLDVALVYAILSFAGVIAFARYLEGGL, encoded by the coding sequence ATGATAGGGGTTAACATATATCTCCTCCTAATTGGAGTAGCAACACTTCTCAGCATGTACAGGGTATTTAGAGGGCCAACAACCGTTGATAGGTTAGTGGCTGTAGATATTATGACCACCATAACAGTGGGGCTAATGGTTCTCTTCGCCTTATACTACAGGAGGATAATCTTTCTGGATGTTGCTTTAGTATACGCGATATTGTCATTTGCGGGAGTTATAGCCTTCGCTAGATACTTGGAGGGAGGCCTATGA
- a CDS encoding Na+/H+ antiporter subunit E: protein MEEASSISRYLYTFIVLFIIWLFLTASLDPQELTIGALFSAIAALFTYEIFTTRGLANLHPKRVLYFIAYIPYFLWAMIMANLDVAYRVLHPKRPINPGIVECKTTLTNNVGKMALANSITLTPGTITLDVDGDKYFIHWIDVKDSSVEGASEHITKPFEKFLRVIFE, encoded by the coding sequence ATGGAGGAAGCAAGTTCAATTAGCAGGTATCTGTACACTTTCATAGTCCTGTTCATAATTTGGCTATTCTTGACAGCAAGTCTTGATCCTCAAGAACTGACAATTGGAGCTTTGTTCTCTGCAATAGCTGCACTCTTCACATATGAAATCTTCACAACTAGGGGATTGGCAAATCTTCATCCTAAAAGAGTCCTCTACTTTATTGCATATATTCCTTACTTCTTGTGGGCCATGATTATGGCAAACTTAGATGTAGCATACAGAGTGCTCCACCCAAAGAGGCCCATAAACCCAGGAATAGTGGAGTGTAAGACAACGCTCACCAACAACGTGGGCAAGATGGCGTTGGCAAATTCGATAACCCTGACTCCAGGAACAATAACTCTAGATGTTGATGGAGATAAGTACTTTATTCACTGGATAGATGTCAAAGATTCCTCCGTTGAGGGAGCTTCTGAGCACATAACTAAACCTTTTGAAAAATTCTTAAGGGTGATTTTTGAATGA
- the tes gene encoding tetraether lipid synthase Tes codes for MAENLSAGEVPSGEKEFEALTKRMREIIEFPEISEEEFEEMLKNANRGYGEPLPHRTYSLCPESRRVVPAVVWEKDGMVWITKKCPEGIITDLYSEDVDLYYRFLRWKFEDKKLFSVNVPNTGINCPFDCGLCARHRSHTNLLNIVLTNRCNLSCWYCFFYAREGEPVYEPTLEQIRMMLRNAKKENPIGANAVQFTGGEPTLRDDLIEIIKIAKEEGYDHVQLNTDGIRLAFEPELVKKIREAGVNTLYLSYDGMTPQTNWKNHWEIPLIFENVRKAGGPGIVLVPTLIRNVNDHEAGAIINFGLNHLDIVRGVNFQPISLVGRVPKKERQRFRITIAGAIKKIEEQTNGAISRDDWYPIPIAGYIARFFEAFTGKHYYMTSHYACGAATYVFLDKEEKKVIPIPRFIDVEGFVEFLVEKAEEIERARFKGLAKLKAIGETVFIKFKQFYDEKYAPKGLDVLGLIKNAFMHGNYDALGQFHTKTLFLGMMHFMDEYNYDVERVERCVIHYAMPDGRIVPFCTFNVIPEIYRDKVQRQFSYSWEEWKKLHPDWDYKKDKYFRTREFVEKMKNSELYRKTYIDIVNYFE; via the coding sequence ATGGCTGAGAATTTAAGTGCTGGGGAAGTTCCGAGTGGTGAGAAAGAGTTCGAAGCACTAACTAAAAGAATGCGGGAAATAATAGAATTTCCCGAGATAAGTGAAGAGGAATTTGAAGAAATGCTAAAAAATGCAAATCGAGGTTACGGAGAACCACTCCCCCATAGAACCTACTCACTCTGTCCTGAGAGTAGGAGAGTAGTTCCCGCAGTCGTTTGGGAAAAGGATGGAATGGTCTGGATAACGAAGAAGTGTCCCGAAGGTATAATTACAGACTTATATTCTGAAGATGTTGACTTATATTATAGATTTCTACGATGGAAGTTCGAAGATAAAAAGCTATTCTCAGTAAATGTTCCTAATACTGGAATTAACTGTCCCTTTGACTGTGGCCTTTGTGCAAGACATAGATCTCACACAAACCTTCTCAACATAGTCCTCACAAACAGGTGTAATCTTAGCTGCTGGTACTGCTTCTTCTATGCAAGAGAAGGAGAACCAGTATACGAGCCAACTCTAGAGCAAATAAGGATGATGCTAAGAAATGCAAAGAAGGAAAACCCAATTGGAGCAAACGCAGTCCAGTTCACTGGAGGAGAGCCCACTTTAAGAGACGATTTAATTGAAATAATAAAGATAGCCAAAGAGGAAGGATACGACCACGTTCAGCTAAACACCGATGGAATAAGACTAGCATTTGAGCCTGAATTAGTTAAGAAGATAAGAGAAGCAGGAGTAAACACTCTATACTTGAGCTATGATGGAATGACGCCTCAAACTAACTGGAAGAATCACTGGGAGATTCCACTGATATTTGAAAACGTGAGAAAAGCCGGTGGCCCCGGAATAGTTCTAGTCCCAACACTAATTAGAAATGTCAATGACCACGAAGCTGGGGCTATAATAAACTTCGGACTTAATCATCTTGACATAGTTAGAGGAGTAAACTTCCAGCCAATATCCCTAGTTGGTAGGGTACCCAAGAAGGAGAGGCAGAGGTTCAGAATAACGATTGCAGGAGCAATTAAGAAGATAGAAGAGCAAACAAATGGGGCTATATCTAGAGATGACTGGTACCCAATTCCAATAGCGGGTTACATAGCTAGGTTCTTCGAAGCATTTACAGGAAAGCACTACTATATGACCAGCCACTATGCCTGTGGAGCTGCAACCTATGTTTTTCTCGACAAAGAGGAGAAGAAGGTTATCCCAATTCCCAGGTTCATAGATGTAGAAGGATTTGTTGAATTCTTAGTTGAGAAGGCTGAAGAAATAGAAAGAGCAAGATTCAAAGGTTTAGCAAAGCTAAAAGCAATAGGAGAGACAGTCTTTATAAAATTCAAGCAGTTCTATGACGAAAAGTATGCACCAAAAGGGTTAGATGTACTTGGACTAATTAAGAATGCATTCATGCATGGAAACTATGATGCCTTAGGACAGTTCCACACTAAGACCCTCTTCCTGGGAATGATGCACTTCATGGATGAGTACAACTACGATGTGGAGAGAGTTGAAAGATGTGTAATTCACTATGCAATGCCCGATGGAAGGATAGTTCCATTCTGTACCTTTAATGTAATACCAGAAATATATAGAGACAAAGTCCAGAGACAATTTAGTTATTCCTGGGAAGAGTGGAAGAAGCTACACCCAGATTGGGACTATAAGAAGGACAAGTACTTCAGGACAAGAGAATTCGTCGAAAAAATGAAGAACAGCGAGCTCTACAGGAAGACTTACATTGACATAGTCAACTACTTTGAGTGA
- a CDS encoding DUF3213 domain-containing protein, which produces MKWIKFTTNLTPEEAKIVQYELSTRDEFYRVFINPYAKVAEVVIDDSKVNIEELKEKLKGEVIEEKEITLQELIEGSLSWNNVLRSKA; this is translated from the coding sequence ATGAAGTGGATAAAATTCACGACTAACTTAACTCCAGAAGAAGCAAAAATCGTCCAGTATGAACTCTCAACGAGAGATGAATTTTACAGAGTGTTCATAAATCCATACGCAAAAGTGGCGGAAGTTGTTATAGATGATTCAAAAGTTAATATTGAAGAACTAAAGGAAAAACTTAAGGGTGAAGTTATAGAGGAAAAAGAAATTACCCTACAGGAGCTAATAGAGGGAAGCCTCAGCTGGAATAATGTATTGAGAAGCAAAGCTTAA
- a CDS encoding GNAT family N-acetyltransferase yields the protein MIIEKVNEPIKLKDDLLKFVFGVYQSTNGAYPALEWAEKKPEPNDFEGFKKIYEPFLEFRLTKEFDELYVAKDNNNIIGTVALVYNLKGKEVWWVPEELREKNIGLIEFFMVDEKYRGKRIGSKLLTFAIKRLKELGKEIYIVTFPHLPAYQYYLKKGFQKVMDYKEFVILKFKNS from the coding sequence GTGATAATTGAAAAAGTTAATGAACCAATCAAGCTAAAAGATGACCTTCTAAAATTCGTCTTTGGAGTTTATCAAAGCACAAATGGAGCGTATCCCGCCCTAGAGTGGGCAGAGAAAAAGCCCGAACCCAACGATTTTGAGGGCTTTAAGAAAATCTATGAGCCATTTTTAGAGTTTAGGCTCACAAAAGAATTTGATGAACTCTACGTTGCTAAGGACAATAACAATATTATTGGAACAGTAGCATTGGTATACAACCTAAAAGGAAAGGAAGTTTGGTGGGTGCCAGAAGAACTTAGGGAGAAAAATATCGGACTAATCGAATTCTTTATGGTGGATGAAAAGTACAGAGGAAAGAGAATCGGGAGCAAACTTCTTACCTTTGCAATCAAGAGATTAAAGGAATTAGGAAAGGAAATATATATCGTGACTTTTCCCCACTTACCCGCATACCAATATTATCTAAAGAAGGGGTTTCAGAAGGTCATGGACTACAAAGAGTTCGTGATTCTAAAATTCAAGAATTCATGA
- a CDS encoding thioredoxin family protein, with protein sequence MDELEMIRRKKMLELMKRMGIIEERKPKKKVIIEVITAPGCPYCPIAVQMAREIEKKYPGVIVRELSVATPEGRRKAMEHNILGTPTILINNRVEFIGVPRFIDFERRVRELLS encoded by the coding sequence ATGGATGAGCTCGAGATGATAAGAAGAAAGAAAATGTTAGAGCTAATGAAAAGAATGGGTATAATAGAGGAGAGAAAGCCAAAAAAGAAAGTCATCATTGAGGTTATCACTGCCCCAGGATGTCCCTACTGTCCAATTGCTGTTCAGATGGCCAGAGAAATAGAAAAGAAATACCCGGGAGTCATTGTAAGAGAGCTTAGTGTAGCAACTCCAGAAGGAAGAAGAAAGGCAATGGAGCACAACATTCTAGGAACGCCTACAATTCTCATAAATAACAGAGTTGAATTCATTGGAGTTCCTAGATTCATCGACTTTGAAAGGAGAGTCAGAGAGTTATTAAGCTAA
- a CDS encoding carbohydrate kinase family protein, with product MITAFGEVLIDFIAAEEGDLENVKIFEKHPGGAPANVAVGVSRLGIPSFLVSKVGDDPFGRFLIRRLKEEGVNTEGVLIDNEKHTGVVFVQLKGAKPSFILYDEVAYFNIKLSEVPWEILESSKIVHFGSVLLAREPSRGTMIKVIETLKEKSLVSFDVNIRKDLWRSEEELVETLKRVLSNVDILKLSDEEFNLLKEYGLEPRGKLITAITYGAEGCRIESDEASIFVPAYKVSPVDTTGAGDAFVSALLVGLLALDKQKLEESDMFLLGKFANLVAGLSTQKRGAWSVPRREELEKYEEGRKIFSLITL from the coding sequence CTGCTTTCGGAGAAGTGCTGATTGATTTTATAGCAGCTGAAGAAGGGGACTTAGAGAATGTGAAAATTTTTGAGAAGCACCCAGGAGGAGCGCCTGCAAATGTTGCTGTGGGGGTTTCAAGATTAGGTATTCCATCATTCTTAGTAAGCAAGGTGGGAGATGATCCTTTTGGAAGATTTCTCATAAGGAGGTTAAAGGAGGAGGGCGTAAACACTGAAGGAGTTCTCATTGACAACGAGAAACATACTGGGGTGGTTTTTGTTCAATTAAAGGGTGCAAAGCCTTCTTTCATTCTCTACGACGAGGTTGCTTACTTTAACATAAAATTGAGTGAAGTCCCCTGGGAAATACTGGAGAGCTCAAAAATTGTTCACTTTGGTTCTGTGTTACTGGCTAGAGAACCCAGCAGAGGAACAATGATAAAGGTCATTGAAACCCTAAAGGAGAAAAGCCTTGTAAGTTTTGATGTAAATATTAGGAAAGATCTGTGGAGGAGCGAAGAGGAGTTAGTGGAAACATTGAAAAGAGTCCTGTCCAATGTTGATATCCTAAAGTTGAGCGATGAAGAATTTAACCTATTAAAGGAGTATGGCTTAGAGCCTAGAGGGAAACTTATTACGGCCATTACTTATGGGGCCGAGGGATGTAGAATTGAGAGTGATGAAGCGTCAATCTTTGTTCCTGCCTATAAAGTTTCTCCCGTAGATACTACTGGGGCTGGAGATGCCTTTGTTTCTGCCCTTTTAGTAGGGCTTCTAGCCCTAGACAAACAAAAACTTGAAGAAAGCGATATGTTCCTTCTTGGCAAGTTTGCAAACCTTGTCGCTGGCCTCTCAACTCAGAAAAGAGGAGCTTGGAGCGTTCCCAGGAGAGAAGAGTTGGAGAAGTACGAGGAGGGGAGAAAAATTTTTAGCTTAATAACTCTCTGA